Proteins from a genomic interval of Pradoshia eiseniae:
- a CDS encoding PhoH family protein yields MSKIYVLDTNVLLQDPMSIYSFSDNDVVIPAVVLEELDSKKRNMDEVGKNARYVSRLIDQLRTTGKLHEKIPLRNGGNLKIELNHRSIQNVADYFLEKSNDNRILAVAKNLSLEEETKKDGKAVILVSKDILMRVKADVIGLIAEDFLSDRVVTVNQLYAGFKEVYVEREAINQFYSAGELLLKDTSIGDMVYPNQFMIMKNHEVPSLSAIGIVRERGKLVKQRYNHEQIWGVKPRNAQQHMAFELLLRKDIQLVTLTGKAGTGKTLLALAAGLLQTEDLGEYNKLLVSRPIVPMGKDLGFLPGEKEEKLRPWMQPIYDNLEYLFNTKKPGELDSILAGIHSIEVEALTYIRGRSLPDSFIIMDEAQNLTKHEVKTILTRVGERSKIILLGDPAQIDHPYLDEGNNGLTYVLEKFKDEPIAGHVNLVKGERSELAQLAADLL; encoded by the coding sequence TTGAGCAAAATCTATGTTCTGGATACAAATGTACTGCTGCAAGATCCAATGTCGATTTATTCATTCTCTGATAATGACGTGGTTATTCCGGCGGTTGTGTTAGAGGAATTGGATTCAAAGAAAAGAAATATGGATGAAGTGGGAAAGAATGCCCGTTATGTATCAAGGCTCATCGACCAGCTTCGAACTACCGGAAAGTTACATGAGAAAATCCCTCTGCGCAACGGGGGGAATCTAAAAATAGAACTGAACCATCGTTCCATTCAAAATGTTGCGGACTACTTTTTGGAGAAATCCAATGATAACAGAATATTGGCAGTCGCCAAAAACCTCTCTTTGGAAGAGGAGACAAAAAAGGATGGCAAGGCTGTTATATTGGTCTCTAAGGATATTTTAATGAGAGTAAAGGCAGATGTCATCGGATTAATTGCTGAAGATTTCTTAAGTGATCGGGTTGTGACGGTCAATCAGCTATATGCAGGTTTTAAAGAAGTCTATGTGGAGCGGGAGGCTATTAATCAATTTTATTCTGCAGGGGAATTACTTCTAAAGGATACATCGATTGGAGACATGGTATACCCTAATCAGTTCATGATTATGAAAAATCATGAAGTACCTTCCCTGTCTGCTATTGGGATTGTGCGAGAGAGGGGCAAGCTCGTAAAGCAAAGGTATAATCACGAACAGATATGGGGGGTTAAGCCGCGTAATGCCCAGCAGCATATGGCATTTGAACTCCTTCTTCGCAAGGATATCCAGCTTGTGACGCTGACTGGCAAGGCAGGGACGGGGAAAACCTTGCTTGCACTTGCAGCCGGGCTTTTGCAAACGGAAGATTTAGGTGAATATAATAAGCTTCTTGTCTCAAGGCCTATAGTGCCAATGGGAAAGGATTTGGGCTTTTTGCCGGGAGAAAAGGAAGAAAAGCTAAGGCCATGGATGCAGCCTATTTATGATAATCTAGAGTATTTGTTCAACACGAAGAAACCGGGTGAGCTTGATTCCATTCTTGCGGGTATCCATTCAATCGAGGTGGAAGCATTGACTTATATCCGCGGCAGAAGCTTGCCAGACAGCTTCATTATCATGGATGAAGCTCAAAACTTAACGAAGCATGAGGTGAAAACGATTCTTACGAGGGTAGGTGAGCGCAGTAAAATCATCCTGCTTGGTGATCCGGCTCAAATTGACCATCCTTATTTAGATGAAGGGAATAATGGATTGACTTATGTGCTTGAGAAGTTCAAGGATGAACCGATAGCCGGCCATGTGAACCTTGTGAAAGGGGAGCGTTCAGAACTGGCTCAGCTTGCTGCAGACTTGTTGTGA
- a CDS encoding YlaI family protein: protein MRVKCVICDKIESIEDETLMAKRLRNRPIHTYMCKDCNERIKERTNARIETGNFRLYRAAENEDNW, encoded by the coding sequence ATGAGAGTGAAATGTGTCATTTGCGATAAAATTGAATCCATCGAGGACGAAACATTAATGGCCAAGAGGCTTCGCAACCGTCCCATTCATACATATATGTGCAAGGATTGCAACGAGCGGATTAAGGAACGGACAAACGCCAGAATCGAAACCGGAAATTTCCGCCTGTATCGCGCCGCCGAAAACGAGGATAATTGGTAA
- a CDS encoding YlaH-like family protein — translation MDITSNLPFFAELYRVGDPEYTQIGMWALYLTIVLLSGLVFKLGFARKLTWGKTIIVYAIMAFSCSFLTFLALFLPVTEVLAVAAIFLAIYKYRLHKDTKQGFGEEGRDAS, via the coding sequence GTGGATATTACAAGTAATTTGCCGTTCTTTGCCGAGTTATACAGGGTAGGTGACCCGGAGTATACACAGATTGGAATGTGGGCTTTATACTTGACCATTGTTCTGCTTAGCGGTTTAGTTTTTAAGCTTGGTTTTGCGAGGAAACTTACATGGGGTAAAACAATCATAGTCTATGCCATTATGGCTTTTTCTTGCTCGTTCCTGACGTTCCTGGCCTTGTTCCTGCCGGTGACAGAGGTCTTGGCGGTAGCAGCGATATTCCTTGCTATTTATAAATACCGCCTTCATAAGGATACAAAACAGGGATTTGGAGAAGAAGGAAGGGACGCCAGCTGA